In Myxococcus fulvus, one genomic interval encodes:
- a CDS encoding TIGR01777 family oxidoreductase has translation MSKSLVFEARSRAPIPATELFAWHAREGALARLTPPWERMELLERSGDGIHTGARVVMRMRMGPIPRRWVAEHTAYVEGSLFQDTQVSGPFSKWVHTHRMWPEPATGSSILEDEIEYALPMGPLGRLFGGGFARHTLERMFAYRHKVTLTDTRRHAAFADQGPLRVAVTGASGLIGSALLPLLTTGGHQVQRLVRGRADASRHEVAWAPDKGQVDTDALEGVDAVVHLAGANVAGKRWSPEYKDAILKSRSEGTLTLSEALAKMKKKPRVLVCAAGSGIYGDRGDEPLTEESAPGTGFLADVCRVWEAATAPAEAAGIRVVHLRIGPVLDARDGALAKMLPAFLAGGGGPIGSGRQWMGWVSMEDILGLIHFSLFTEAARGPINAVAPGAVRQADFARTLGRVLRRPAFLPMPAAVIKTLFGQMGQEALLAGARVLPNAAERLGYAFLFPELEGALRFTLGRTTAGPEFRHG, from the coding sequence ATGAGCAAGTCACTCGTCTTCGAGGCGCGCAGTCGGGCACCCATCCCCGCGACGGAGCTGTTCGCCTGGCATGCCCGGGAAGGGGCGCTCGCACGGCTGACGCCCCCGTGGGAGCGGATGGAGCTGCTCGAGCGCTCCGGCGACGGCATCCACACCGGCGCCCGCGTCGTCATGCGGATGCGCATGGGCCCCATCCCCCGGCGCTGGGTGGCCGAGCACACCGCGTACGTCGAGGGCTCCCTCTTCCAGGACACGCAGGTGTCCGGCCCCTTCTCGAAGTGGGTCCACACCCATCGCATGTGGCCCGAGCCCGCCACCGGCTCCTCCATCCTCGAGGATGAAATCGAGTACGCCCTGCCCATGGGCCCGCTGGGCCGGCTCTTCGGAGGCGGCTTCGCGCGGCACACCCTGGAGCGGATGTTCGCCTATCGCCACAAGGTGACGCTCACGGACACGCGGCGCCACGCCGCGTTCGCGGACCAGGGCCCGCTGCGCGTGGCCGTCACCGGCGCGTCGGGGCTCATCGGCTCGGCGCTCCTGCCGCTGCTCACCACCGGAGGCCATCAGGTCCAGCGACTGGTGCGAGGCCGCGCGGACGCCTCGCGGCACGAGGTGGCGTGGGCGCCGGACAAGGGGCAGGTGGACACCGACGCGCTGGAGGGCGTGGACGCGGTGGTGCACCTGGCGGGGGCCAATGTCGCCGGCAAGCGCTGGTCCCCCGAGTACAAGGACGCCATCCTCAAGAGCCGCTCCGAGGGCACGCTCACGCTGTCCGAGGCGCTGGCGAAGATGAAGAAGAAGCCCCGCGTGCTGGTGTGCGCGGCGGGCAGCGGCATCTACGGCGACCGCGGCGACGAGCCGCTCACGGAGGAGAGCGCGCCGGGCACGGGCTTCCTCGCGGACGTGTGCCGCGTCTGGGAGGCCGCCACCGCGCCCGCCGAGGCCGCGGGCATCCGCGTGGTGCACCTGCGCATCGGCCCGGTGCTCGACGCGCGGGATGGCGCGCTGGCGAAGATGCTGCCCGCCTTTCTCGCGGGCGGCGGTGGGCCCATCGGTTCGGGGCGGCAGTGGATGGGCTGGGTGTCGATGGAGGACATCCTGGGGCTCATCCACTTCAGCCTCTTCACCGAGGCGGCCCGGGGGCCCATCAACGCCGTGGCGCCGGGCGCGGTGCGACAGGCGGACTTCGCCCGGACGCTCGGCCGGGTGCTGCGGCGGCCCGCCTTCCTGCCCATGCCCGCGGCCGTCATCAAGACGCTCTTCGGACAGATGGGGCAGGAGGCCCTGCTGGCGGGTGCCCGGGTGCTCCCCAACGCCGCCGAGCGGCTCGGCTACGCGTTCCTCTTCCCGGAGCTGGAGGGGGCGCTGCGCTTCACGCTCGGCCGCACCACGGCGGGCCCGGAGTTCCGCCATGGCTGA